The DNA region TCCCCCCCGAGCACTACATCGGGGCGGTGGAGGCGATACCCGGCATCGTCCCCCTCGTCGAACGGCTCCTGGACGCGGGCGCGGCCTACGAGCTCGACGGCGACGTGTACTTCTCCGTCGAGTCCGACCCGCACTTCGGCGAGGTCTCCCACCTCGACGCCGAGGCGATGCGGCTCCTGTCCGCCGAGCGCGGCGGGGACCCGAAGCGTCCCGGCAAGAAGAACCCGCTCGACCCGATGCTCTGGATGAGCGCCCGCGACGGCGAGCCGAGCTGGGACGGGGCCACGCTCGGCCGCGGCCGGCCCGGCTGGCACATCGAGTGCGTCGCCATCGCGCTCGACCACCTCGGTATGGGCTTCGACGTCCAGGGAGGCGGCTCCGACCTCGTCTTCCCGCACCACGAGATGGGCGCCTCGCACGCCCAGGCGCTGACCGGCGAGCACCCGTTCGCCCGCGCTTACGTCCACGCGGGCATGGTCGCCCTCGACGGCGAGAAGATGTCCAAGTCCAAGGGCAACCTGGTCTTCGTCTCGGCTCTCCGCAGGGACGGCGTGGACCCCGCGGCGATCAGGCTCGCGCTGCTCGGGCACCACTACCGGGCCGACTGGGAGTGGACCGACCAGGTGCTCGCCGACGCCGTCGAGCGGCTCGCACGGTGGCGTGCCGCGGTCTCCCGGCCCGACGGGCTGCCCGCCGACGCACTGGTCGAGGAGGTGCGGGAGGCGCTGGCCGACGACCTCGACACCCCTGCCGCACTCGCCGCCGTGGACCGCTGGGCCGCGGCGCAGAGCGCCGCCGGCGGCACGGACGAGGGCGCGCCCGGCCTCGTCTCACGCACCGTGGACGCCCTGCTGGGCGTCGCCCTGTAACCCGCTCCCCACTCCGTACACACCCCGGCCCCGTACTTCGCGGTGAAGTCCGGGGCCGGGGTGTGTACGGAGTGGGGAGGGAGACGGCTCAGCCGTCCGAAGGGCCGGGGCCCTCGTCCGGCCCGGACGGCGGGTCCTGGGGCGGGTCCGCGTCCTTCCGCCGCCCCGTCTCCGGGCGCTGCGGTTTGGGCGGCCTCGTGCGGCCGCTCGACGGATCCCGCAGATAGGACGCGTCACCGCTCTCCGTCGCGTGCCCGCCGGGCCCCTGGCCGGCGGGGCCTCCGACGTCCCGGCGCCTCAGGTACCGCTCGAACTCCCGGGCGATGGCCTCCCCGGACGCCTCGGGCAGCTCCGCGGTGTCCCGGGCCTCCTCCAGCGTCTGGACGTACTCCGCCACCTCGCTGTCCTCGGCCGCCAGCTGATCGACACCGAGCTGCCAGGCACGGGCGTCCTCGGGCAGTTCGCCCAGCGGGATGCGCAGTCCGAGCAGGTCCTCGAGACGGTTCAGGAGAGCCAGCGTCGCCTTCGGGTTCGGCGGCTGCGACACGTAGTGCGGCACCGCGGCCCACAGACTCACCGCGGGCACACCCGCGTGGGTGCAGGCCTCCTGGAGGATGCCGACGATGCCGGTCGGTCCCTCGTACCTCGTCTCCTCCAGGTCCATGGTTCTGGCCAGGTCCGGGTCCGAGGTGATGCCACTGACCGGTACCGGCCGGGTGTGCGGGGTGTCGCCGAGCAGCGCCCCCAGGACGACGACCATCTCGACGCCCAGTTCATGGGCGAAGCCGAGGATCTCGTTGCAGAACGACCGCCAGCGCATGGAGGGTTCGATGCCGCGGACCAGCACCAGGTCGCGGGGCTTCTCGCCACCGACACGGACCACCGAGAGCCGCGTGGTGGGCCACACGACCTTGCGGGTCCCGCCGTCCAGCCACACCGTGGGCCGGTTGACCTGGAAGTCGTAGTAGTCCTCGGCGTCGAGCGCCGCGAACACCTCGCCCTTCCATTCCCGGTCCAGGTGCCCGACCGCTGTGGAGGCGGCGTCGCCGGCGTCGTTCCAGCCTTCGAACGCGGCCACCATGACCGGGTCGATCAGCTCGGGTACTCCCTCGAGCTCGATCACCCAGGCCTCCTTCCGAAGTTCCCTTGTGTACGGACCAACCTTACGGCTTCCGTCCGCTGCGGCCGTAGCCCGTTTGCGTGCACTCGTGAACCGTGCGGTGCTCGATTCGTCCGAGCTGTACCGGTCGAAGAGCGAGCTGACCTGGCCATGGGCCTTTACGGCGGGGCCTGTGGAGCGCTATACATCGGATGACCACCCAGAGATCCGATGTTATTTCCCAGGGGCGCACATGAGCCGTACCGTCACGCACTTCGAGGTCCACGACATCCGGTTCCCCACCTCGGAACAGCTGGACGGCTCCGACGCCATGAACCCCGATCCCGACTACTCGGCCGCCTACGTCGTGCTGCGTACGGACGGCGACGGCCCCGAAGGGCACGGTTTCTGCTTCACCATCGGCCGTGGCAACGATGTCATGGCCGCCGCCATCGAGACGCTCCGCCCCGCCCTGGTGGGGCGCCCCGCACCGCGCGCCGCAGCCGACCTGGCCGCCCTGTACCGCGAGCTGACGCACGACTCCCAACTGCGCTGGCTGGGGCCGGAGAAGGGGGTGATGCACATGGCGGCCGGCGCGGTCGTCAACGCGGCCTGGGACCTCGCGGCGAAACAGGCCGGGCAGCCGGTCTGGCAGTTCCTCGCCCGGATGACCCCCGAGGAACTCGTCTCCCTCGTCGACTTCCGCTACCTCACCGACGCGCTCACCCCCGAGGAGGCGCTCGCACTCCTGCGCGCCGCCGAACCCGGACGCGCCGAGCGGACCGAGCGGCTGCTCGCGGAGGGGTACCCCGCCTACACCACCTCGCCCGGCTGGCTCGGATACGCGGACGACAAGCTGGTCCGGCTGGCCGAGGAGGCCGTGGCGGACGGTTTCACCCAGATCAAGCTGAAGATCGGCGCCGACCTCGACGACGACGTCCGCAGGCTCGCGCTGGCCCGCGAGGCCGTCGGCCCCGGTGTCCGCATCGCCGTCGACGCCAACCAGCGCTGGGACGTCTCCGCAGCGGTGGAGTGGATGACCGCGCTCGCACCGTACGACCCGTACTGGATCGAAGAGCCCACCAGCCCGGACGACGTACTCGGGCACGCCGCTGTGCGCGCCGGTCAGCCGGTCAAGGTCGCCACCGGCGAACACATCGCCAACCGGGTCGTGTTCAAGCAACTGCTCCAGGCCGGCGCGGTCGACTTCCTCCAGATCGACGCCGCACGGGTCGCCGGCGTCAACGAGAACCTCGCCGTCCTGCTGCTCGCCGCCAAGTACGGCGTGCCCGTCTGCCCCCACGCCGGCGGCGTCGGGCTCTGCGAGCTGGTGCAGCACCTGGCGATGTTCGACTACGTGGCGGTCTCCGGCACCTGCGAGGACCGCGTCATCGAGTACGTCGACCATCTCCACGAACACTTCGCCGATCCGGCCGTGATCAAGGACGGGCGCTACACGGCCCCCCGTTCACCGGGATTCTCCGCCCGGATGCTCCCCGCCTCGATCGCCGATCACCGCTATCCGCAGGGCCCCGTCTGGCAGGCCCGCCGTACCGCCGAGGAGACCGGCCGATGAACACGACACAGGACTTCGACGGGCTCCGCGCCCTGGTCACGGGCGGCGCCTCCGGTATCGGCGCAGCTGTCGCGGCCCTGCTGCTCGCCCGCGGCGCACGCGTGGCCGTGCTCGACCGCGAGACCGGGGGCGCTCCGGAAGGCACGCTCGCGCTCCGGGCCGACGTGACGGACGACGCCGCCGTACGGGACGCCGTCGACCGGGCGGCCCGCGAACTCGGCGGCCTGCACACCCTGGTGTCCAACGCCGGTATCGGCTCCATCGGCACCGTCGAGGACAACCCCGACGAGGAGTGGACCCGCGTCCTGGACGTCAACGTGCTCGGCATGGTCCGCACCGCCCGGCACGCCCTGCCCCACCTGCGCCGGTCCGCGGCCGGTCGCCCCGGCGCGGTGTCGATCACCCAGACCTGTTCCGTCGCGGCCACTGCCGGGCTGCCGCAGCGCGCCCTCTACAGCGCGAGCAAGGGGGCGGTGCTCTCCCTGACCCTCGCCATGGCCGCCGACCACGTCCGCGAGGGAATCCGGGTGAACTGCGTCAACCCCGGCACCGCGGACACCCCCTGGATCGGCCGGCTGCTCGGACAGGCCGAGGACCCGGTGGCGGAGCGCGCGGCGCTCGAAGCCCGCCAGCCGCTGGGACGGCTCGTCCCGGCGGACGAGGTCGCCGCCGCCGTCGTCTACCTGGCGAGCCCGGCGGCCGCCTCCGTGACCGGGACCGCGCTCGCCGTCGACGGCGGCATGCAGGGCCTGCGCCTGCGCCCCGCCACCGGCTGACGGCGGACGCGGGCGGTGACGGTGACGGGGACGGTGGGGCCGCGGAGTCCGGGCCGGGCCGCGGCGCCGGGCCGGTTCACAGCGCCGAGGCCCGGACCGGGCCGCGGCGCCGGCCGGCTCACAGCGCCGAGCGCAGCCACTGCTCCACACTCGCCACGTGCACGGTCGCCCAGGACCGGGCGGCCTCCGGGTCACGGTCCCGCAGCGCGCCGAGTATCGCCCGGTGCTCGTACAGGGTGCGGCTCACCGCGTCCTGCTGGGTCAGCCCACGCCAGACCCTGGCCCGGGTGGTCGGCCCGGACAGGCCGTCCAGCAGCGAGCAGAGGACCGAATTGCCGGAGGACCGGACGATCCCGCGATGGAACTCCAGGTCGCCTGCGACCAGTTCCTCCACCGAGGGGTCGGTGCCCAGCGCGTCCAGCTGCGCGTCCAGCGCGTCCAGCTGTGACTCCTCGATGCGCAGGGCCGCCATCGCCGTGGCCGCGGGCTCCAGGATGCGGCGCACGGCGAGGAACTCCAGCACGGTGTCGTCGCGGTGGAAGTCCACGACGAAGCTGAGCGCCTCCAGGAGGAGCTGCGGGTCCAGGCTGGTGACATAGGTGCCGTCGCCCTGGCGGACGTCGAGGATCCGGATCAGCGACAGGGCACGCACGGCCTCGCGGAGCGAATTGCGTGAGAGGCCGAGCTCGGCGGCGAGTTCGCTCTCCCTGGGGAGCCGGTCGCCCGGAGCCAGGGCACCCGAGACGATCATTCCTTTGATCTTCTCGATCGCTTCGTCGGTGACGGCCATGGACGGCCTCCTCGCACATAAGACATCGGATCTATGACGTCATTATGGGGGTCGCGGCGCAGGGGCCGGACGGCCGGACATCCCGCCCCCCGGACCCCGGCGGTCCGGGGGGCGGGCCGGGGCAGGGGCCCGGCCGTCCGGCGCGGGGGCGCGGGACCGGACCGCCGCGGGAGCCGTGCGTGGACCGGCGTCGCAGGCGCGTGAAGGGGCGGCCCCCACCGGGGGGCCGCCCCTTCACCGTGGGTGCGGCGTCAGCGCCTGTCGGCCAGCACGGCCTCGACGCGGGTCCGGATGTCGTCCGTCGCCAGGCCCCGGATCGTCAGTGTCGTCCGGCGGCGCAGCACGTCGTCCGCCGTCTCGGCCCACTCACGGTCGCGGGCGTACACCACCTGGGCCCAGATCTCCGGGGCTTCCGGGTGGATGCGCTCGGCGAGCGCCGGATCCTCGTTCGCGAGGCGTGCGATGTCGAAGGCGAGCGAGCCGTAGTGGGTCGCGAGGTGGCGGGCCGTCTCGGCCGCCATCCGCGGTCCCGGCGTCCCGCCGTCGACCAGCAGCCGGTGCGCGACGGCGTTCGGGTTGGCGATGCCGGGCAGCGGCAGCTTCCTCGGCAGCCGCGCCATCGGCTCCATGCCCTCGGCCAGCGGGTGCCCGGGCAGGGCGGCCAGCTTGTTCATCACCGTGCGGCCGATGTGACGGAACGTCGTCCACTTGCCGCCCGCGACGGACAGCATCCCGCCGCGGCCCTCCGTCACGACCGTCTCGCGCTTGGCCTTGGACGTGTCACCCGGGCCGCCCGGGAGCACCCGCAGCCCGGCGAAGGAGTAGGTGATCAGATCACGCGAGAGCTGCTGGTCGCGGACCGAGAAGGCTGCCTCGTCCAGGATCTGGGCGGTGTCCTTCTCGGTGACCGCGACGTCGGCCGGGTCGCCCTCGTACTCCTCGTCCGTCGTACCGAGCAGGAGCATGTCCTCCCACGGCAGGGCGAACGTGATCCGGTACTTGTCGATCGGGGTGGCCAGCGCGGCCTTCCAGGGGCGGGTGCGCCTGAGCACCAGGTGCGCGCCCTTGGACAGACGTATGGACGGGGCCGCGTTCGGGTCCTCCATCTTCCGCAGGTGGTCGACCCACGGGCCGGTGGCGTTCAGCACGAGACGGGCGTCGACGCCGAACTCCGTACCGTCCTGGCGGTCCTTCAGCTCGGCGCCGGTGACCCGGCCCCGGGTGAAGCGCAGGCCGGTGACCGCCGCGTGGTTCAGGACGACGGCGCCCGCCTCCACGGCCGCACGGACCGTCATCAGGGCCATCCGCGCGTCGTTCATCTGGTCGTCGCCGTAGACCGCGACGGCCTTCAGGTTGTCCGTACGCAGCTCCGGCACGTCGCGCTGCGCCCGTGCCGGGCTGATCACGTGGCCGACGCCGTCACCGAACGCGGAGAGCGCCGAGTAGGCGAAGACGCCCGCACCCAGCTTGGCCGCGCCGTGCGGGCCGCCCTTGTAGACGGGCAGGTAGAAGGTGAGCGGGTTGGCCAGGTGCGGGGCGACCTGACGGGAGACCGCGCGCCGCTCGAAGTGGTTCTCCGCGACCAGCTTCACCGCGCCGGTCTGCAGATAGCGCAGACCGCCGTGGAGCAGCTTGGAGGAGGCGGAGGAGGTGGCGCCGGCGAAGTCGCCGGCGTCCACCAGGGCCACCCGCAGTCCGGACTGCGCGGCGTGCCAGGCGGTGGAGATGCCCAGGATGCCGCCGCCGATCACCAGGAGGTCGTACGTCGCCTTGGACAGCTGCTCCCGGGTTTCGGCACGGCTCGGGAGGGAGCCGGAGGCCGGATGCGTCCCGAGGGCGGGGACGCTCTGCAGGGTGGTCATATCGATTACTCCTCGACAGTGTCGTCGTCGAGCCAGCCCATGGACCGTTCGACGGCCTTGAGCCAGCTCTTGTACTCGCGGTCGCGGGTCGCCGCGTCCATACGGGGTGTCCACTCGGCGGCCCGGCGCCAGTTGGCGCGCAGCGCGTCGGTGTCCGGCCAGAAGCCGACGGCGAGGCCGGCGGCGTAGGCGGCGCCGAGGCAGGTGGTCTCGGCGACCATGGGGCGCACCACGGGCGCGTCCAGGAAGTCGGAGAGCGTCTGCATCAGCAGGTTGTTGGAGGTCATGCCGCCGTCGACCTTCAGGGCGGTCAGCTCGACGCCGGAGTCCTTGGTCATGGCGTCGCTGATCTCGCGGGTCTGCCAGGCGGTCGCCTCGAGTACGGCACGGGCGATGTGCGCCTTGGTGACGTACCGGGTGAGGCCGGTGATGACCCCGCGGGCGTCGGGGCGCCAGTAGGGGGCGAACAGACCGGAGAACGCGGGCACGAAGTACGCGCCGCCGTTGTCCTCGACGGAGGAGGCGAGCGTCTCGATCTCGGCCGCGGACTTGATCAGGCCCATCTGGTCGCGCATCCACTGCACCAGCGAACCGGTGACGGCGATGGAGCCCTCCAGGGCGTACACGGCCTTCTGGTCACCGATCCGGTACCCGACGGTCGTCAGCAGTCCGTTGTAGGAGTTCACGGGGGTGTGACCGGTGTTCATCAGCATGAAGGTGCCGGTGCCGTACGTGGACTTCGCCTCGCCCTGGGCGAAACACGTCTGGCCGAACAGCGCGGCCTGCTGGTCGCCGAGCGCGGAGGCCACCGGGACGCCGTCCAGCACGCCGCCCTTGGTGGTGCCGTACACCTCGGCGGAGGACCGGATCTCCGGCAGCACGGCGGGCGGGATCTCCATCGACTGCACGATCCGGTCGTCCCACTGCATCGTGTGCAGGTTCATCAGGAGGGTGCGCGAGGCGTTGGTGACGTCGGTGACGTGCACGCCGCCGTCGGTGCCGCCGGTCAGGTTCCAGATGACCCAGGAGTCCATGGTGCCGAACAGGATGTCGCCGCGCTCGGCGCGCTCGCGGAGCCCTTCGACGTTGTCGAGCAGCCAGCGGACCTTGGGACCTGCGAAGTACGACGCCAGAGGCAGGCCCGTCTCGCGGCGGAAGCGGTCCTGGCCGACGTTGCGGCCGAGGTGCTTGCAGAGGGCGTCGGTGCGGGTGTCCTGCCAGACGAGGGCGTTGTGGACGGGCTCACCGGTGTTCTTGTCCCAGAGCAGGGTGGTCTCGCGCTGGTTGGTGATGCCGATCGCCTTGACGTCGGCGGAGGTGATGCCGGCCTTGACGATCGCTCCTGCGACGACTTCCTGGACGTTCTCCCAGATCTCGGTCGCGTTGTGCTCGACCCAGCCGGGCTTGGGGAAGATCTGCTCGTGCTCCTTCTGGTCGACGGAGACGATCCGGCCGTCCTTGTCGAAGACGATGCAGCGGCTGGACGTGGTGCCCTGGTCGATGGCCGCGATGAACGGGCCGGTGGTGTGTGCGTCGGTCACGGTGTGCTCCCGGGGTCTGTGTGGTGGTGAGGGGTGCCGCTCAGGCGAAGGCGAGGTTGTAGAGCCCGCCGGCCAGGGCAGCACCGACGAGGGGTCCTACCACCGGTACCCAGGCGTACCCCCAGTCCGAACCGCCCTTGTTCGGCAGCGGCAGCAGCGCGTGCACGATGCGCGGACCGAGGTCGCGCACCGGGTTGATCGCGTAACCGGTCGGGCCACCGAGCGAGAGGCCGATGCCGACGACCACCAGCGAGGTGATCAGGGCACCGAGGGCCCCGAGGCCGTTGCCCTCGTCGTTGAGGCCCTGGGTGAGGATCGCCAGGATCAGGACGAAGGTCGCGATGACCTCCGTCACGACGTTCTGCACCGCGTGCCGGATCTCCGGACCCGTGGCGAAGACGCCGAGCACCGGGCCCGCCTGGGGAGCCGACGCCTGGTCGACCATGCCCTCCTCGAGGGGCTGGTCCCCGACGATCTCGGGGTCGGTGAGGTGCGCGTGGAACTGCCCGTAGTAGACGGCCCAGACGAGCACGGCACCGATCATCGCGCCGAGCAGTTCGGAGGCGAGGTACAGGGGCACGTCGCTCCACGCGGTGCCGCCCTGGATCGCGAGGGCGATCGTGACCGCCGGGTTGAGGTGGGCGCCGGACACACCGGAGGCTATGTAGGCGCCGGTCAGGACGGCGAAACCCCACCCGAAGGTGATGGCCGGCCAGCCGGCGTTCCGCGCCTTGGAGCGCTTGAGCGTGACGGCGGCACAGACACCGCCGCCGAGCAGGATGAGTATGGCGGTACCGATGGTCTCGCCGATGAAGATGTCGGAGCTGGACACCCGCGACTCCTTTGTCCTTCGTCCAGGGGGAAGGCGAAACACCGGGTACCTCCGGTGGATCGCGCCCCAGGCGGGCACCCGTCGCATACGGGACGCCGCCTGTGAGGGCTTGACCGGCCATCGGCACTGTCACACCCTAACGCGTATTTCCGTTAGGTGTTCGGCAATGCCGACCGGTGAACGGCAATGTTTCTCCCCAATGAACGACGCGTCAAGAGTTCTGTGGTGCGGAGTCGGCGCGGAGCCCGATCGTTATCGACGGGCGGGGGTGTCCTCAGAAACGCCCGGCACCCAGGTCCCGTGAAACGGCGCGGGCGCAGTCCCGTACGGCGGCGACGAGCTCGGGGCGCAGTTCCCCGCCGGTGCAGACGCGCTCCACGGCGCCCGTCACGGCGACGGCGCCGACGGGCATCCTGCGCCGGTCGTGGATGGGGGCGGCCACGGCCGCCACACCCTCCCAGGTCTCCTCCACGTCCGCCGCCCAGCCCTGCGCCCTGATCAGGTCCAGCAGGGACTCGAACTCCTGCGAGCCCGTGACCGTACGCGGGGTGAACGCCCGTCGTTCCGCCTCGACGACCTCGCTGTGCGCGACGGGGTCGTAGGCCGAGAGCACCTTGCCCAGGGCGGTGGAGTGCAGTGGCTGCATGGCGCCGACCTCGAGGACCTGACGGCTGTCGTCGGGCCGGAAGACGTGGTGGACGATCAGGACGCCGTGCTGGTGCAGCACGCCGAGGTGGACGCTCTCGCCGCTGGAGCGGGCCAGGTCGTCGGTCCACACCAGGGCGCGGGCCCGCAGCTCGTGCACGTCGAGGTAGCTGTTGCCCAGGCGGAGCAGCTCCGCGCCGAGCTGGTAGCGACCCGAGGCCGGGTCCTGCTCGACGAAGCCCTCGAGCTGGAGCGTGCGCAGGATGCCGTGGGCGGTGCCTTTGGCCAGCCCCAGGGAGGAGGAGATGTCGGACAGCCCGAGCCGGCGCTCGCCGCCTGCCAGCAGGCGCAGCATCGCCGCTGCCCGCTCGAGCGACTGGATGTTCTTGGCCATCGCGCCGTACTCCTCCACCTCGGTTCGACAATGCTGAACACTATCGGTCGATGCCGACCTGTGTCTGGTCGCGCGACGATTCTGCGCCACCACGCGGACGGGGCCGTGCCCCGCACAGCATGCAGTCCGTCCCGTGGGACGCGGCGACCGGCCCGGGCTCCGCCCCGCTACGCTGGCCGCGTGCCCTCCTCCACAGAAGGGCGCAAAGCCGACAGCCGTCGCATCCCAGGGAGAACATCCATGGCCTCGTCGCCGACCCCCTCCGTTGACAGCCGGACCCGAGCCGCAGCGCTCCGTGAGGCTCTCGCCACCCGTGTGGTGGTGGCAGACGGTGCCATGGGCACCATGCTCCAGGCGCAGGACCCCACTCTCGAGGACTTCGAGAACCTCGAGGGCTGCAACGAGATCCTCAACGTGACGCGGCCCGACATCGTCCGTTCGGTGCACGAGGAGTACTTCGCCGTCGGCGTGGACTGCGTCGAGACGAACACCTTCGGCGCGAACCACTCGGCTGCCAACGAGTACGAGATCGCCGACCGGATCTTCGAGCTGTCCGAGTCGGGCGCCCGGATCGCCCGCGAGGTCGCCGACGAGTTCGTCGCCGCGGACGGCCGGCAGCGCTGGGTGCTCGGCTCGGTGGGCCCCGGCACCAAGCTGCCGTCGCTCGGCCACATCGCGTACGACGTGCTGCGGGACGGCTATCA from Streptomyces sp. B1I3 includes:
- the mshC gene encoding cysteine--1-D-myo-inosityl 2-amino-2-deoxy-alpha-D-glucopyranoside ligase, producing the protein MHAWPASEVPALPGKGRDLRIHDTATGGRITLDPGPVARIYVCGITPYDATHMGHAATYNAFDLVQRVWLDTKRQVHYVQNVTDVDDPLLERAVRDGHDWTELAERETALFREDMTALRMLPPEHYIGAVEAIPGIVPLVERLLDAGAAYELDGDVYFSVESDPHFGEVSHLDAEAMRLLSAERGGDPKRPGKKNPLDPMLWMSARDGEPSWDGATLGRGRPGWHIECVAIALDHLGMGFDVQGGGSDLVFPHHEMGASHAQALTGEHPFARAYVHAGMVALDGEKMSKSKGNLVFVSALRRDGVDPAAIRLALLGHHYRADWEWTDQVLADAVERLARWRAAVSRPDGLPADALVEEVREALADDLDTPAALAAVDRWAAAQSAAGGTDEGAPGLVSRTVDALLGVAL
- a CDS encoding PAC2 family protein is translated as MIELEGVPELIDPVMVAAFEGWNDAGDAASTAVGHLDREWKGEVFAALDAEDYYDFQVNRPTVWLDGGTRKVVWPTTRLSVVRVGGEKPRDLVLVRGIEPSMRWRSFCNEILGFAHELGVEMVVVLGALLGDTPHTRPVPVSGITSDPDLARTMDLEETRYEGPTGIVGILQEACTHAGVPAVSLWAAVPHYVSQPPNPKATLALLNRLEDLLGLRIPLGELPEDARAWQLGVDQLAAEDSEVAEYVQTLEEARDTAELPEASGEAIAREFERYLRRRDVGGPAGQGPGGHATESGDASYLRDPSSGRTRPPKPQRPETGRRKDADPPQDPPSGPDEGPGPSDG
- a CDS encoding enolase C-terminal domain-like protein, producing the protein MSRTVTHFEVHDIRFPTSEQLDGSDAMNPDPDYSAAYVVLRTDGDGPEGHGFCFTIGRGNDVMAAAIETLRPALVGRPAPRAAADLAALYRELTHDSQLRWLGPEKGVMHMAAGAVVNAAWDLAAKQAGQPVWQFLARMTPEELVSLVDFRYLTDALTPEEALALLRAAEPGRAERTERLLAEGYPAYTTSPGWLGYADDKLVRLAEEAVADGFTQIKLKIGADLDDDVRRLALAREAVGPGVRIAVDANQRWDVSAAVEWMTALAPYDPYWIEEPTSPDDVLGHAAVRAGQPVKVATGEHIANRVVFKQLLQAGAVDFLQIDAARVAGVNENLAVLLLAAKYGVPVCPHAGGVGLCELVQHLAMFDYVAVSGTCEDRVIEYVDHLHEHFADPAVIKDGRYTAPRSPGFSARMLPASIADHRYPQGPVWQARRTAEETGR
- a CDS encoding SDR family NAD(P)-dependent oxidoreductase → MNTTQDFDGLRALVTGGASGIGAAVAALLLARGARVAVLDRETGGAPEGTLALRADVTDDAAVRDAVDRAARELGGLHTLVSNAGIGSIGTVEDNPDEEWTRVLDVNVLGMVRTARHALPHLRRSAAGRPGAVSITQTCSVAATAGLPQRALYSASKGAVLSLTLAMAADHVREGIRVNCVNPGTADTPWIGRLLGQAEDPVAERAALEARQPLGRLVPADEVAAAVVYLASPAAASVTGTALAVDGGMQGLRLRPATG
- a CDS encoding FadR/GntR family transcriptional regulator, which gives rise to MAVTDEAIEKIKGMIVSGALAPGDRLPRESELAAELGLSRNSLREAVRALSLIRILDVRQGDGTYVTSLDPQLLLEALSFVVDFHRDDTVLEFLAVRRILEPAATAMAALRIEESQLDALDAQLDALGTDPSVEELVAGDLEFHRGIVRSSGNSVLCSLLDGLSGPTTRARVWRGLTQQDAVSRTLYEHRAILGALRDRDPEAARSWATVHVASVEQWLRSAL
- a CDS encoding glycerol-3-phosphate dehydrogenase/oxidase yields the protein MTTLQSVPALGTHPASGSLPSRAETREQLSKATYDLLVIGGGILGISTAWHAAQSGLRVALVDAGDFAGATSSASSKLLHGGLRYLQTGAVKLVAENHFERRAVSRQVAPHLANPLTFYLPVYKGGPHGAAKLGAGVFAYSALSAFGDGVGHVISPARAQRDVPELRTDNLKAVAVYGDDQMNDARMALMTVRAAVEAGAVVLNHAAVTGLRFTRGRVTGAELKDRQDGTEFGVDARLVLNATGPWVDHLRKMEDPNAAPSIRLSKGAHLVLRRTRPWKAALATPIDKYRITFALPWEDMLLLGTTDEEYEGDPADVAVTEKDTAQILDEAAFSVRDQQLSRDLITYSFAGLRVLPGGPGDTSKAKRETVVTEGRGGMLSVAGGKWTTFRHIGRTVMNKLAALPGHPLAEGMEPMARLPRKLPLPGIANPNAVAHRLLVDGGTPGPRMAAETARHLATHYGSLAFDIARLANEDPALAERIHPEAPEIWAQVVYARDREWAETADDVLRRRTTLTIRGLATDDIRTRVEAVLADRR
- the glpK gene encoding glycerol kinase GlpK, giving the protein MTDAHTTGPFIAAIDQGTTSSRCIVFDKDGRIVSVDQKEHEQIFPKPGWVEHNATEIWENVQEVVAGAIVKAGITSADVKAIGITNQRETTLLWDKNTGEPVHNALVWQDTRTDALCKHLGRNVGQDRFRRETGLPLASYFAGPKVRWLLDNVEGLRERAERGDILFGTMDSWVIWNLTGGTDGGVHVTDVTNASRTLLMNLHTMQWDDRIVQSMEIPPAVLPEIRSSAEVYGTTKGGVLDGVPVASALGDQQAALFGQTCFAQGEAKSTYGTGTFMLMNTGHTPVNSYNGLLTTVGYRIGDQKAVYALEGSIAVTGSLVQWMRDQMGLIKSAAEIETLASSVEDNGGAYFVPAFSGLFAPYWRPDARGVITGLTRYVTKAHIARAVLEATAWQTREISDAMTKDSGVELTALKVDGGMTSNNLLMQTLSDFLDAPVVRPMVAETTCLGAAYAAGLAVGFWPDTDALRANWRRAAEWTPRMDAATRDREYKSWLKAVERSMGWLDDDTVEE
- a CDS encoding MIP/aquaporin family protein, which encodes MSSSDIFIGETIGTAILILLGGGVCAAVTLKRSKARNAGWPAITFGWGFAVLTGAYIASGVSGAHLNPAVTIALAIQGGTAWSDVPLYLASELLGAMIGAVLVWAVYYGQFHAHLTDPEIVGDQPLEEGMVDQASAPQAGPVLGVFATGPEIRHAVQNVVTEVIATFVLILAILTQGLNDEGNGLGALGALITSLVVVGIGLSLGGPTGYAINPVRDLGPRIVHALLPLPNKGGSDWGYAWVPVVGPLVGAALAGGLYNLAFA
- a CDS encoding IclR family transcriptional regulator; the protein is MAKNIQSLERAAAMLRLLAGGERRLGLSDISSSLGLAKGTAHGILRTLQLEGFVEQDPASGRYQLGAELLRLGNSYLDVHELRARALVWTDDLARSSGESVHLGVLHQHGVLIVHHVFRPDDSRQVLEVGAMQPLHSTALGKVLSAYDPVAHSEVVEAERRAFTPRTVTGSQEFESLLDLIRAQGWAADVEETWEGVAAVAAPIHDRRRMPVGAVAVTGAVERVCTGGELRPELVAAVRDCARAVSRDLGAGRF